CGGATCAAAAAAAACATCTTCTTCATGAATTGAACACTAGCCATGTCGGTGTAGCGAGCACTAGTCGAGCTGAAATGAATTAAAGTTTAGATGGTATAAgttgaaatgaatctaaaccgtTAGATGATGACCCATTGAGCGATGACCATAGAGTTGGGCGATACAGAGACTATTGCTGACGCCCTATGACTACCAGACGATATAAAAATCCCCAGAGTAATGAAGTCTCTATCAATCGGTAGATATTTTCTGGCTAAGTGCCACTTAGCCATATATGTTTGACAGCGGCCTAAGAGGAAACTCTCATTTTTCACGTCGTTACTAATTAGTGTAActatatacaataagaatttcATATATCAATAGCCTTGGGAactcacaaaattattaatatagggaGGTTATTAATATAGAGAGGCATAACAAGAGAATGAAACTTTTTACTAGTTCATGTACGTAAATGGTATTTAATTGTGTACATACATTACAGTTCCAATATACAAGTACATGCACGTATCTATGAACTTATAAGGCCATTAATATTTCTTTTATGTTTTCTGAATGAAATTTTTTACTAGTTCATGTATCTAAATGGTATTAGATAGTGTACATACATTATAGTTCCAATATGCAAGTACATGCATGTATCTGTGAACTTATAAGGccgttaatattttttttatgttatcCACGTCTATAAATAGTACGTTATTAGAAGATGCGGTGATAACTAAAATCTTACCTCTTCTTTTTAAAAAATCATTGATAAGTATTTGACTTCTACTTAATTATAAATTTGATAAAATAAGATCTGTATTTTTTCAAGATATGTCCATTATTACTATATGGAGGTAAATTCTTTAAAACAGGACTGgagaaaaaaatattatataaaaatGTGGAGTTTATTACTAATTATAGCCGACCCAAATTGGAACTATGATTTTTTATCAGTATATAGAGATTACTAATATACAGAGTATTAATATATGTATATGAACTGTACAACAATTAAACCATTGGTTGTGTGCTCCGATGTTTTGATGCTTAGTTACTAAAAAACAAAAGTCTAAATTATTTTCCGTGTTTTAATCGGCAAGTTTACAAATATTTTTACAAGTTTAAGCCATAATACGCTACTGGTGACATATAGTTTCCCACTTACCCTTACGTTTTGTTTACCAGATAAAACAAACAAAGCCTTACGAGTTGTAACCTCGTCCAATGACAACACGGCTATTGGTTCCTCCCAAATTTGAGAGGAGACGTAGTTACCATGTATTAAATCACTCATTAACTGATtataattaattttaaaaattgCTCTCCTTTATTTTTCGCATTACTAAATACCATTATTTTAAGATAACAATAATTTCGTAGCAATGATTCAGCATTCAGGTGTCAATAAAGGGTCTACTTTTTTCCTCTATAAATACTCATCAAGTTTCGCTACTCTtcattcacaaaccaagtttagCATTGCACTAAATatttctctctatctctctctttttctctaaaccataaatatttctatctcgtacGGTATCTATCAAATGGCAGCttgtgttgtttcttctaatgAACAGTCTGCGTACGTTTATATTTCCTCTGAGTTTATTCCTTTACATACTCGATATACATACACGATCATTTTTCGTAAcccttttgttttcattttactGTTTTATTAACCATTTTGGTGTCGATCATCATTCATCAAGTAGATTTGGTTTTTCGATTGTATATAGattcgttcttttttttttccttttgacaagagtttcatttttattaatatatatatatatatatatataggtactGGTAGAATTTGCCGTCGACATTAAACGTTGTTACTGAATCGTTTTTGATGGAACGATATTTGTGATGTTTCCCACAATATCCACTACGTACTAGCTATATGCAACCAACCAGAAAAACTAACTACACATATACAACTATATTCTCTATTGCTTTACGTGTAAAACCAGTTGATGAGCTTTGTCTACTTATTTCTGTCAAAATACCAGAATCAACGCCATGGTTGGAATGGTAGCTGACACAGAGGGACCGAGAGAAGTTCCACATAATGTGGCTGAGATTGTATTAGTTCGACATGGGGAGACCACATGGAACAACGcaggaagaattcaaggaagCTTAGAATCTGAGCTTAATGAGGCTGGATGGAAGCAAGCCGATGCAGTTAATATCCTTTCCTACATAACCTGTAGATTAATATATCAGACACCGTTTTTTGACATGTTTAGATTGGCGCTTCCTTGATATttagctttttttctttttttggtgacAGCctaaatgaaaatgaattttaagtaaaaaaaattctgtaaaatattcttttccttgttttggATAACCTTGATTTACGGGCATCTGGTACTTGGTGAGAAAAACACCAAAATATTATGATCTTACACAATTAATTTGGTAGTGCAACTATGGATGTTATTGTTACAGATCGCAGCTAGGTTAGGAAAAGAGTTGAAACCTGCGGCCATATACTCATCTGACCTCAAACGTGCTAAAAATACCGCAGAAATGATTTCCAAGGCATTCCATATCCCTGAGGTTGATTTTTTGTTCTTTCATAACTTCATTCTAGTTAGCTAGTTCCTTTTGTCCTTTTCTTACTAGTGATTGTAATGAGAGTTTCCGAATATGAGTTCACTAATATGTGTATAATATCAACTGATATCAGGTGATAGAAGTGCCAGACTTGAAGGAGAGACATGTAGGAAGCCTACAAGGTTACTACTGGAGTGAAATTCAAGAGAAAGAACCCGAGGCTTACCTTGCTTTCTTCTCTTCCGAGAAAGACCTTGAAATCCCTGTAAGTAACTACCTAATAAAATTTAGAGAATCAACTTCATTAATAGTTCATCCGCTACAAGTCATCTCTAAATTTAAAATATCCTGTGCATCACATTTACACAGGGGGGAGGAGAGAGCTTTAATCAACTGTGCGAGAGGTCTGTTTCTGCTCTCGAAGAAATTGCATCCAAACACAAAGGTCATAAATATTACTCCGTATAAGTTATACTCCATCCTTCCTGATTTACATGATTATTTTGAGATTTGGTACAAAActttcaagtttatcttcacattaaaaaaaaatgtacatATACCAATGGACGGGTGAACGTTTGTTGCACAGGTGAACGAGTACTAAAGATCTAGTACTATTTTTTTTTACTCcgtcaaataaaattaaaaaaaacgaAAATTATACAGGGACTAGGTTTTCCTAGTGACTAGCCGTGAGCCCATCCACCAGAAAACCTATTTGAAGTGATAATAAACCCTTCCAGGTCATTCCACAGACGGAATAAAACCTGGCTTACCCTCgtaaaactcaaaaatatctttAACCAGCAAACATGCTTGCTTGGCCGAAGCATCAGCTGAGAAATTAACTTCCCATAGCTATGAATATAGCGAATGTTGTTGTAAAAAGACTTCgccattctccacttctgcaCCAGCTGTCAAGTCAGCTCACCCTTTTGAAAAGCTTggatgcaactcatcgaatctgAACGAATGCAAATATTCTTCACATTCCATCTCTTAGCTAACATCGCACCATAAATAACCGCACACATTTCCGCATAATAATTTGTTTGCCAACCAAGGCCAACACAAAGAACGCCAAACACTTCTGAGTTGCATCACGAAAAGTAACACCAGAACCAGCTTGGCCTGGATTTCACGAAAACTTCTGAGTTGGCATCACTAAAGATCTAGTACTAATTCAACGTTTGTTGTGTATGCACAGGTGAACGAGTTATCGTGGTGACACACGGTGGTGTTCTAAGAGCCATTTACATGGCGGTTACTGGTAAACCCAGTGCAGGAAAAATAATGAACGCATCGATAAATGTAGTCCATCTCACTGAGAAGAAATGGGTATTCAAGACATGGAGTGATGTTAGTCACCTCAATGAAGTTGGATTTCTCCAACGCGGATTCAACGGGGACCCTTTCCATCTCTAAACCTATCAATAATAACTGGAACTTGGCATTATGATTATCTACGACTACTACGAGAGTGTTCGTCCATGGCAGCATAAATAATTATTGGACGGCTTATTTGTGTAAACTTGGTTTGTGGGATGCATGTGTGTTTATTTGAATAAATTAGACTGCAACATAAGTCATAAGATCAATGTCTATCATGAATTACCTGAGAATATAAATTTCAGGTTTGCTATCAAATTATCTATGAAAAAGTACCATTTGTTTTCATTGAAGATGTTTGGAGTATGTTTATTTGGACTAAGCGGATACATTAGTTTTCAGTTGATCATTTAGatcagcaaaaataaaataaacaaagtcGTAGAACATACAGCTAGTTCCTTGCATGCCGCCCCCTCAAGAAAAAAACCTATTTATGTTTCTCAAAATGGATGAAAAATGGAGAACTATATTAAGGAATTCAGTCGCTTAGAAATTCAAACGGGTAGATAAGACGGTAACACAACGAAATGCACTAAGTTCACGTGAGACTTGGGTGCACATTGAAGGAAGACATCCTCCAAAAAAAGAATTTCGCAACTAGTTTTAGTTTTAACGCTAtcggaaaagagaaaaaaagacacTAAATGTGAAGTTAGTGTCGGATTTTTAGCACATCTAACTATATACATGATCATCAAACGGAGGGTTCTATGTTGTACTCCCCTAGAAACCTTGTGAGTTTACAGAAGTCCATGAGCTTTAAGCATCTGTTTTGATTGCACAAGCGTTAAAATTAAATGGTCTCTAACAAATAATGCTGTTTTTAGAGTGAAATCTTTGCATCACAAGCTAACTATACCTCCAAGCAATGAAAGCAACATGAAGACTTGCGAGAATCTTGGAACCAGAATACTAATTGCAGAAACTAATTTTACTTTTTATTTCCTTTCCTGTGTGGAAATGCTCTCGTAACATCTTTGCGTGTGCAGCATAGAAAAACACCTGACGTTCTtcgccattttttttttttctttttggatagGACTCATTCTCCGCTTTAAAGCTGAAGAAAATATTCCTTAAACACGCATTGTGATTTTAGAGATGAGGTTTGGCTCGACATGCCACAAACATTAACTTTCAAATTTCAAACATCAATTGTTCTAGAGAGTACCTGGTTCATCTGGAAAGCAAGGGATAGTTACATGGTGTTATGTAAAATTTTATCAAAACCAGTTTTACTAACTTACTATATCAAATCAGATTGCAAATCTTATAAATAGATGGTTAGTGCTGGATAGGTGATACTCAAATGCATCAAGAAACTATCTTAAAAGAACTGGAATTTTATTTCATCCATAAGATTCACCACGATTTATAAAGAGGGATATAACTGTTATTAGCGGGGTGATGCCTACATATAGGACAAACAAATTTTAGCGGACTGACCATCGGATTGTTCAGCTAATAATGGTGTTCCCTTTATAAattgtagaaattgacgtttaatccCATTTTTGCTGGGCTTTGGACGTTCTAGTCCATCCATCTCAGGCCTAGTACTAGTTAGTCCAAATAATCCCCGTGTTTACAGTTTGGTCCAAATTTCAAACGACTTAATCCAAAATCTCACCAATCCGGAAATTTCGACCTTTTCATATTGTCCTAAATGTCCCCCGATCAAGAGAAAGCCTAAATTCCGAGACTTTTGACTAGAGAGAAGTGATATTTTGGGTTTTAACAGGGATCTCTCGTTTCAGGttaggatattgatttttgatttttgatttttgattaatGTTATTTCAATGATTTCTTCCTtctcttgttcaattttctattgTAGTCTTAGGTCTACTTTTTCCTTCTTTCTTCATTTCTCGTTTATTTCatgaaatcaaatcaaatttcTCTTTGTTTATCATTTCAGTTCTCTTCGTTGCTGTTACAATGAACGCTCTAGATCAACCTATGAAAGAAGATCTCAAAACAAACAGATCTGGTAAAATTCCATCTAAATCTTATTTAGATTCATAGATTCTAAATCGGTAGCTTGTTTTTAACATTTCCTAATTTTTGTTGAGAATTCGTTGATTTTGATTGTTAATTGTTTACAACTCATGCATTGCGATTTAATTTTCTTATATACAGAATTGAAAAAGAGTTATTCTGAGACAAGAAGCCAGGGGTTAACAATCACCTAGCCGTGTACTAGGATTCGAGGTTGAGGTTATGCCAAAATTTTCAGATTTAAggtgattttaggttttttaaattttaaattagcTAGATGATGTTTCTAATATGATTTTTATTCAGTTTCAAACACAGTATTATCATATCTTCATATTTAGTTTTGATTTCATATTCAATTTTTGTAACAGGGCAGCAGGAGTTCTCCTTAGAGCCACCCACTATTTCACTTTATTCCAGTAGGTCTGTGGTCTGTTGGTTGTATTTTTGttaatcacttttttttttctcctccaACATATCTTGCATTGAGGACTTTTTGGAAACTGACATATGCACTTAATATAATCTAATGGACTTCATTTAGGTATTCGTTCTACTTCTGTTGCATGTTGAGGTTTAGCTGATTTCTTATGCACAATTTATAGTTATTTAATGCATACTAAATCACAATATTATAAGAAGTTTGTTTGAAAGATTAGATACGTATAGGATGACAACCCGCAAAAAGAGTCTTAGCATGGAACCACACAGTGAGCAGTCCTTTATAAATTGTCTTACATAAGGCTTCGCAGTGGCTAGGAAGTATAAAAAGCAAAAATGTTGGGGAAGAAGTTGAGTATATGAATAGATGTCTCAATTTAATTTGCTAGAAAATGATTTTTCTTCGTCCAAGTTCATTGCCATTACGTGACCAACACCTAAACTTGtaaaaaatcagttttctaaaatctTCTCGAGGTATATAGTCTTATATTAGGATGAGATTGTTTGCCAAAATCCTTCTTTAGATGCTCCTATGGGAAAAACCATTAGGAAACACTTCTATAAATTTGGGAATGAATGGAAATTTTTTAAGGTTTAAACAAAAATGATATGGTCTCTAGATAACTCATTTAGTGAGCGTCTTGTTCTGTTTTGGAAACCACAGTTAAAAGGGTCGTTTACTTTTCAATGACACGTTTGTCATTTTGAATATCACTGACTATCAATGTAGTATGCCTCGGCCGAGTCAGCCGAGTTACTCGCGAGTAACCCGGGTATCGGTCTTTGGCCGATACGATCCTCAAAAACTCGGTCGAACAAAGTATTCTCTATTTACTCGCCGA
This portion of the Papaver somniferum cultivar HN1 chromosome 11, ASM357369v1, whole genome shotgun sequence genome encodes:
- the LOC113323596 gene encoding metal-independent phosphoserine phosphatase-like, coding for MAACVVSSNEQSAINAMVGMVADTEGPREVPHNVAEIVLVRHGETTWNNAGRIQGSLESELNEAGWKQADAIAARLGKELKPAAIYSSDLKRAKNTAEMISKAFHIPEVIEVPDLKERHVGSLQGYYWSEIQEKEPEAYLAFFSSEKDLEIPGGGESFNQLCERSVSALEEIASKHKGERVIVVTHGGVLRAIYMAVTGKPSAGKIMNASINVVHLTEKKWVFKTWSDVSHLNEVGFLQRGFNGDPFHL